The DNA sequence CAACAAAGCAGCAAAGCATCATGGATAAAGTATTTATTAAAGAACTCACGGTATTAGCCACTATTGGTGCCTATGAGTGGGAAAAACAAATCAAACAAAAACTGGTGATTGATTTGGAAATGGCATGGGATAACCGCCCGTCGGCCTTAACCGATGACCTAAGCTTAGCCTTGGATTACGCAGCTGTAAGCCAAGCGGTGAGTGACCTAGTGACAGGGCAAGCCCATGAATTGGTCGAAACCGTTGCCGAGAAGGTGGCCGCTTTAGTGTTAACTCAGTTTTCGGTGCCTTGGCTTAAGGTGACCATTAATAAACCCGGAGCCGTTCCTTTTGCCACTAGTGTTGGTGTGCAAATTGAACGTAGCCAAGCCGATAGCGCTTTGTAATGGCGGATATTTTTGTTGGCATCGGCAGTAACATTGAGCGTGAGCGCTATATTCGCCAAGGTGTTGAAGCCTTAGAGGCGCGCTTTGGTAGGTTAACACTTAGCCCGGTATACGAAAGCCCCGCCTTAGGATTTGACGGCCCGGCGTTCTACAATTTAGTCGCGAAATTCTCTAGCCCCTTGTCTTTACAAGCGGTGTTTGATGCCATCAAAGGCATTGAATTTGAACACGGCAGAGCAATGGATGCGCAAAAGTACTCGTCACGCACCCTAGATATCGATATTCTTTTATATAACCACTTAGTGGTAGATATACCATGTACGCTGCCCAGAGCAGAAATAACCAAAAGTGCGTTTGTGTTAAAACCGCTTGCAGATATTGCGGGTTCGATGATTCATCCAACAATAAATAAAAGTTACATGCAATTGTGGCAAGATTTTGATCACCCTAGTCAGGTGTTGACCTTGGTTGACTCTCTCGATTTTTAGATTAGTTACAGGATTATTTAATGGGTACTTTTGAAACGATATTTTTAGCTTTGATTCAAGGACTCACCGAGTTCTTGCCTATTTCAAGCTCGGCGCATCTTATTCTGCCTTCACAGATCTTTGGTTGGGATGATCAAGGGATCACATTTGACGTAGCGGTACACGTAGGCAGCTTGTTTGCTGTATTGGGTTACTTTCGTAAAGAAGTTTGGACGATGTTAACGGCTTGGCTTGGGTCTTTTACCGGTAAACGTAGCCCCGAGGCATTGCTTGCTTGGTTGATTATTTTGGCCACTATTCCTGCGGTATTATTTGGTGGTTTGTTTAAGTCGCTGATTGAAGAGCACTTGCGTTCGGCCTATGTTATTGCCAGTACCACCTTAATATTTGGTGCGCTACTCTGGTGGGCTGACTCGCAAGCCAAGTTAGAGAAAACCGAGCATCAAATAGGCTGGAAACAAGCCTTATTTGTTGGTGTTGCTCAAGCTATTGCGATTATCCCTGGCACCTCGCGCAGCGGTATAACCATTACTGCAGGCTTAATGTTGGGGCTAACCCGCGAAGCAGCGGCGCGCTTTTCTTTCTTAATGTCTATTCCGGTAATTGTTGGCGCGTGTGTATTAATGGCGAAAGACATTGCTGATGCACCAGTAGTGATTGACTGGTCGGCGATGGCTTTAGGTATCTTGGTGTCGTTTGTCAGTGCTTACTCATGCATACACTTGTTTATTAAGTGGGTAAATAAAGTAGGGATGAAGCCGTTTGTCATTTACCGCATGTTGTTGGGCGTAGGTTTGTTTGCGTTTTTAGCCCTAGCGTAAGGATTGTTATATGGGCTATCGCTAAGATAGCCCATATTCGCTAGTTTGAGTTAGCGTGTTCTGCTAAGTAGGTTTGTTTGGCTTGGCTGATTAAGGCTAAGCGTTGTTGGTGTAATTGCTCACGAATATCCGAGCCTTGGTAACCTTCTTGTACTATCGCTTGTACATTAACACTGTTAGCCACTTCAAGTTGGCTTAGCAAGTAGTCATAAGCGGGGTAGGGCTGTTCAGCAAAACCCAAGCGGCCTCTAATATCGGCGACTCCAGCCTCTAATATTTGTTTAAATCGTACTGGCTTGCGCCAAGCATCACAGCGGTCAAACAGCTTTAAAACCGTTTCAGGGCGCAGTTCTAATGCGCTATGAATAGTGATGTGGTGTTCCGCCACCAGCAGCGCTAAATCACGATAATGATTGGGTACTTTGAGCCGTTGGCAAAATGCTTTGATCAGCTTTACGCCTTTTGGCCCATGCCCTGGGTGAGATGGTAATTTCTCTTGAGGGGTGAGGGTTTTACCAAAATCATGGCATAAGGCGGCAAATCGAACTTCGTTACTGTAGTGATGCTTAGCGCTTTGTTCTATCACCATCAAGGTGTGAATGCCGCTATCAATCTCTGGGTGCCACTTGGGGCTAGCCGGCACGCCAAATAGATTGTCTAACTCGGGAAATAACACGGTTAAGGCATCGGCCTCTTTCAGTACTTCAAAAAACACTTGCGGTGAGTCACAGCTTAAGGCTTTTTCTAGTTCTTTCCAGATCCGTTCAGGCGTTAAGCTGCTTAACTCGCCCGAATGCGCGATGTCTTTCATTAGCTGCTTGGTGTTATCAGCAATTGTAAAACCGAGATGATGAAAACGCGCCGCAAAGCGTGCTACTCGCAGCACCCTTAAAGGATCTTCAACAAACGCTGGAGATACATGCCGTAATAGTTTTGCTTGCAGATCGGCTTGGCCGCCGTAGGGGTCTATTAACTCGCCCGTTTCGGCTTTGGCAATGGCATTGATGGTGAGGTCGCGACGGAGTAAATCATCTTCAAGGGTGACATCTTTGGCGAAGTAACAAGTAAAGCCAGTATAGCCACTGCCCTGTTTTCGTTCGGTGCGTGCTAAGGCATACTCTTCTTGAGAATGAGGATGAATAAATACTGGGAAGTCTTTACCCACACGGTGATAACCCAAGGCTAACATTTGCTTAGGCGATGCACCTACTACTACGTGGTCACGGTCTAAAACCTTTAAACCCAGCAGCATATCTCTAACCGCTCCTCCCACTAAATAGGTTTCCACTTATCACTCCTCACTAATCTCTATGCACAAAAGGCTTGTGTGGGGGTATTATACACCTATCAATGCGCAATAGCGCTTCGATTACTGGTAGTGAGCAAACTACCGCTGAGTGATTAAGGCTTAAGGATAGTGGTTTAATGTATTTGGATTATTTTGGCTTAAAGGAAAATCCTTTTTCGATAGCGCCAAACCCAGACTTTTTGTTTATGAGCGAGCGGCATAAAGAAGCGCTGGCTCACCTCACTTTTGGCTTGGGCGAAACCGGTGGTTTTGTTCTGTTAACGGGTGAAGTCGGAACTGGGAAAACTACCGTCTCGCGTGCTTTGTTAAAGCAATTGCCAGAGCAAACAGAAGTGGCTTTGGTGCTTAACCCCAGCTTAACGGAAGTGGAGTTATTAGCGACGGTATGTGATGAGTTAAATATTAGCTATGACAGCGCTCATCTTACCGTGAAAAGCCTCGGCGATATTATTCGTCAGCGCCTGCTTGAAAACCACTGGGCGGGTGGCAATACCATGTTGCTCATCGACGAAGCGCAACATCTGTCGGTAGAAGTGTTAGAGCAGCTGCGTTTGCTGACCAATTTTGAAACCGATACCCGCAAACTATTAAGAGTGGTGCTGATTGGTCAACCTGAGTTGCAGCAAAAACTAAAACAACCTATTTTGCGTCAGTTAGCCCAGCGGATCACCGCGCGTTATCACTTACTGCCGTTAAATGTGTTTGAAGTTGAATCGTATGTTGCACACCGATTGAAGGTGGCGGGCTGTGAGCGGCCATTGTTCCCTCGTGCCGTCATTAAGCAACTTTTCAAAGCGGCTGAAGGCATCCCAAGGGTGATTAATTTACTCTGTGATAGGGCGCTGCTGGCTAGTTATGGCCGACATCTCATGCACGTTGATAAACGCGCACTGCAGCAAGCCATTGAAGAGGTGGCGTTAACAGAGCCTAAGTCTGAACTGAGCGTTAACCATGTATTAGCGGGTGCATTGCTGGGCGGCTTTATTTTGGCTGGTGGCTATTTGTATCAGCAAAGTACGACTAATATAGCCCCTGAACATCCCCCTAAAACGCTCGCTGCTGCGGCGCAACCAACACCGCCGAATTTACCTCAAGCGCCGCTAGCTGCGTTGGCGCCTAGCCAAGCCTTAAGTGATACAGCCAAAGAATGGCAAGTGCTGACAAGCAGCAATGGATTTTCTGACGGTGCTTGGCAGTTACTGCTGCGGTTGTGGGGTTACGATGTACCTAGTGTGCAAGCTCGCTGCGATTTAATCAGTAACTTGGATCTGCATTGTTTATCTCTCAGTGGCGGCATGCGAGCATTACGCGATGTAAACTCTCCCGCGGTGATTAAACTGGAAGAAGACGGGGT is a window from the Agarivorans sp. TSD2052 genome containing:
- a CDS encoding multifunctional CCA addition/repair protein, translating into METYLVGGAVRDMLLGLKVLDRDHVVVGASPKQMLALGYHRVGKDFPVFIHPHSQEEYALARTERKQGSGYTGFTCYFAKDVTLEDDLLRRDLTINAIAKAETGELIDPYGGQADLQAKLLRHVSPAFVEDPLRVLRVARFAARFHHLGFTIADNTKQLMKDIAHSGELSSLTPERIWKELEKALSCDSPQVFFEVLKEADALTVLFPELDNLFGVPASPKWHPEIDSGIHTLMVIEQSAKHHYSNEVRFAALCHDFGKTLTPQEKLPSHPGHGPKGVKLIKAFCQRLKVPNHYRDLALLVAEHHITIHSALELRPETVLKLFDRCDAWRKPVRFKQILEAGVADIRGRLGFAEQPYPAYDYLLSQLEVANSVNVQAIVQEGYQGSDIREQLHQQRLALISQAKQTYLAEHANSN
- the folB gene encoding dihydroneopterin aldolase; the encoded protein is MDKVFIKELTVLATIGAYEWEKQIKQKLVIDLEMAWDNRPSALTDDLSLALDYAAVSQAVSDLVTGQAHELVETVAEKVAALVLTQFSVPWLKVTINKPGAVPFATSVGVQIERSQADSAL
- a CDS encoding undecaprenyl-diphosphate phosphatase; protein product: MGTFETIFLALIQGLTEFLPISSSAHLILPSQIFGWDDQGITFDVAVHVGSLFAVLGYFRKEVWTMLTAWLGSFTGKRSPEALLAWLIILATIPAVLFGGLFKSLIEEHLRSAYVIASTTLIFGALLWWADSQAKLEKTEHQIGWKQALFVGVAQAIAIIPGTSRSGITITAGLMLGLTREAAARFSFLMSIPVIVGACVLMAKDIADAPVVIDWSAMALGILVSFVSAYSCIHLFIKWVNKVGMKPFVIYRMLLGVGLFAFLALA
- a CDS encoding ExeA family protein, with translation MYLDYFGLKENPFSIAPNPDFLFMSERHKEALAHLTFGLGETGGFVLLTGEVGTGKTTVSRALLKQLPEQTEVALVLNPSLTEVELLATVCDELNISYDSAHLTVKSLGDIIRQRLLENHWAGGNTMLLIDEAQHLSVEVLEQLRLLTNFETDTRKLLRVVLIGQPELQQKLKQPILRQLAQRITARYHLLPLNVFEVESYVAHRLKVAGCERPLFPRAVIKQLFKAAEGIPRVINLLCDRALLASYGRHLMHVDKRALQQAIEEVALTEPKSELSVNHVLAGALLGGFILAGGYLYQQSTTNIAPEHPPKTLAAAAQPTPPNLPQAPLAALAPSQALSDTAKEWQVLTSSNGFSDGAWQLLLRLWGYDVPSVQARCDLISNLDLHCLSLSGGMRALRDVNSPAVIKLEEDGVQFYAVVRHWGAKVELWLGDRSFKVSERWLGQRWNGEFQVLWQPPSGFNDLLKQGSQGEAVYWLEQSLSLLQGKRPRQIYQFDRQLAEQVEQFQHRHRLTADGIAGVFTLLRLNQQIYVDQPRLQELN
- the folK gene encoding 2-amino-4-hydroxy-6-hydroxymethyldihydropteridine diphosphokinase; this encodes MADIFVGIGSNIERERYIRQGVEALEARFGRLTLSPVYESPALGFDGPAFYNLVAKFSSPLSLQAVFDAIKGIEFEHGRAMDAQKYSSRTLDIDILLYNHLVVDIPCTLPRAEITKSAFVLKPLADIAGSMIHPTINKSYMQLWQDFDHPSQVLTLVDSLDF